A stretch of the Denticeps clupeoides chromosome 6, fDenClu1.1, whole genome shotgun sequence genome encodes the following:
- the puraa gene encoding purine-rich element binding protein Aa, whose product MADRDSGSEQGGAATGPGVGSMHAVAGGAGSASGLQHETQELASKRVDIQNKRFYLDVKQNAKGRFLKIAEVGAGGNKSRLTLSMSVAVEFRDYLGDFIEHYAQLGPSNPDMVQDEPRRALKSEFLVRENRKYYMDLKENQRGRFLRIRQTVNRGPGLGSTQGQTIALPAQGLIEFRDALAKLIDDYGVEDEPAELPEGTSLTVDNKRFFFDVGSNKYGVFMRVSEVKPTYRNSITVPYKVWSKFGSTFCKYAEEMKKIQEKQREKRACELQQQQEGEMHPDDGDED is encoded by the coding sequence ATGGCGGACAGAGACAGTGGAAGTGAGCAGGGCGGAGCGGCCACGGGCCCGGGCGTCGGCTCCATGCACGCGGTGGCAGGAGGGGCGGGCTCGGCTTCCGGGCTGCAGCACGAGACGCAGGAGCTCGCGTCCAAGCGGGTCGACATCCAGAACAAGCGCTTCTACCTGGACGTGAAGCAGAACGCGAAGGGCCGCTTCTTGAAGATAGCTGAAGTCGGGGCCGGGGGAAACAAGAGCCGCCTCACGCTCTCCATGTCCGTCGCGGTCGAGTTCCGCGACTACCTGGGCGATTTCATCGAGCACTATGCCCAGCTAGGCCCCAGCAACCCGGACATGGTGCAGGACGAGCCGCGGCGGGCGCTGAAGAGCGAGTTCCTGGTGCGGGAGAATCGGAAATACTACATGGATCTGAAGGAGAACCAGCGAGGCCGGTTCCTGAGGATCCGGCAGACGGTGAACCGGGGCCCCGGGCTGGGCTCCACGCAGGGCCAGACGATCGCGCTTCCCGCCCAGGGACTTATCGAGTTTCGCGACGCGCTCGCCAAACTCATCGACGACTACGGCGTGGAGGACGAGCCGGCGGAGCTGCCCGAGGGGACCTCGTTAACTGTGGACAACAAGCGCTTCTTCTTCGACGTGGGCTCCAACAAGTACGGAGTGTTTATGCGGGTCAGCGAGGTGAAGCCGACCTACCGCAACTCTATCACGGTGCCCTACAAAGTCTGGTCCAAATTCGGGAGCACTTTCTGTAAGTACGCGGAGGAGATGAAGAAGATCCAGGAGAAGCAGCGGGAGAAGCGGGCGTGCGAGCTCCAGCAACAGCAGGAGGGGGAGATGCATCCCGACGACGGGGACGAGGATTGA